One Phycisphaera mikurensis NBRC 102666 DNA window includes the following coding sequences:
- the guaB gene encoding IMP dehydrogenase translates to MEASNRASGESRIVSDGITFDDLLLLPSFSDFVPNEVDTSAPLTRNLTLNVPLVSAPMDTVTESALAIGLAQEGGLGVIHKNLSVEAQCREVTKVKRSANGVIPDPHVLPPDARASEARSLMRTQNISGVPITEGGVRNGRVVGIVTRRDMLFLSEDDTPLSEVMSTRLITGRPGTTLPEAETILKEQKVEKLLLVDGDGRLTGLITMSDIAKQDRFPLACRDGQGRLRVGAAVGVHQLERVEALLAAEADVISVDSAHGHSANVLQSVRDIKAAFPSADVIAGNVATEAGARDLVEAGVDAVKVGIGPGSICTTRIVSGVGVPQITAIFDACRAATPAGVPVIADGGIRHSGDITKALAAGASTVMLGSLFAGLDESPGDLIIHGGRRYKQYRGMGSEGAMLAGSADRYSQKGETRRDKLVPEGVEGRVPFRGMLADFVYQMVGGLRAGMGYCGTPDLSALRTRSRFTRVSAASMAESHPHDIRITRESKNYSPSQAIGGGDADGED, encoded by the coding sequence ATGGAAGCCTCCAACCGTGCCAGCGGTGAGTCCCGGATCGTCTCCGACGGGATCACCTTCGACGACCTGCTGCTGCTGCCCAGCTTCAGCGACTTCGTTCCCAACGAGGTGGACACGTCGGCCCCGCTCACGCGGAACCTCACGCTCAACGTGCCGCTGGTGTCGGCGCCGATGGACACGGTGACCGAGTCGGCCCTGGCGATCGGCCTGGCCCAGGAGGGCGGGCTGGGCGTCATCCACAAGAACCTCTCGGTGGAGGCGCAGTGCCGCGAGGTGACGAAGGTGAAGCGATCCGCCAACGGCGTGATCCCCGACCCGCACGTGCTGCCGCCGGACGCCCGGGCTTCCGAAGCCCGCTCGCTGATGCGGACGCAGAACATCTCCGGCGTGCCGATCACCGAGGGCGGCGTGCGGAACGGCCGCGTCGTCGGCATCGTCACCCGCCGCGACATGCTCTTCCTCTCCGAGGACGACACGCCGCTGTCGGAGGTCATGAGCACCCGGCTGATCACCGGCCGGCCGGGCACGACGCTCCCCGAGGCGGAGACGATCCTGAAGGAGCAGAAGGTCGAGAAGCTGCTGCTGGTCGACGGCGACGGCCGGCTGACCGGGCTCATCACGATGAGCGACATCGCCAAGCAGGACCGCTTCCCGCTGGCCTGCCGCGACGGCCAGGGGCGGCTGCGGGTGGGCGCCGCCGTGGGCGTGCACCAGCTGGAGCGCGTGGAGGCGCTGCTCGCCGCCGAGGCCGACGTCATCAGCGTCGACTCGGCGCACGGCCACTCGGCCAACGTGCTGCAGAGCGTCCGCGACATCAAGGCGGCGTTCCCGAGCGCCGACGTGATCGCCGGCAACGTGGCGACCGAGGCCGGCGCCCGCGACCTCGTCGAGGCCGGCGTGGACGCGGTGAAGGTGGGCATCGGCCCCGGCTCGATCTGCACCACGCGGATCGTCTCGGGCGTGGGCGTGCCGCAGATCACCGCGATCTTCGACGCCTGCCGTGCCGCGACCCCGGCGGGCGTCCCGGTGATCGCCGACGGCGGCATCCGCCACAGCGGCGACATCACCAAGGCGCTCGCGGCCGGCGCGAGCACGGTGATGCTCGGCAGCCTCTTCGCGGGACTCGACGAGAGCCCCGGGGACCTCATCATCCACGGCGGCCGCCGCTACAAGCAGTACCGCGGCATGGGCAGCGAGGGCGCCATGCTCGCCGGCTCGGCCGACCGCTACAGCCAGAAGGGCGAGACCCGCCGCGACAAGCTCGTGCCCGAGGGCGTGGAGGGCCGCGTCCCGTTCCGCGGGATGCTCGCGGATTTCGTCTACCAGATGGTCGGCGGCCTGCGGGCGGGCATGGGGTACTGCGGCACGCCGGACCTCTCCGCCCTGCGGACCCGCTCGCGCTTCACCCGCGTGAGCGCCGCGAGCATGGCCGAGAGCCACCCCCACGACATCCGCATCACCCGCGAGAGCAAGAACTACTCGCCGAGCCAGGCGATCGGCGGCGGCGACGCCGACGGCGAGGACTGA
- a CDS encoding dihydrolipoamide acetyltransferase family protein, with amino-acid sequence MPIQIEMPRLSDTMEEGTLVKWRVAVGDKVNAQDVIADVETDKATMEVPVFDEGTIARLAVDEGATVPVGEVMCVIAEAGEDVEAAAAAGGGEKKEAAAQPKESTEQRAEETSADGGADSIASSQDNAGPAASSSGSGGGRVKISPLARKLADEHGVDVNAIEGSGPGGRIIKRDVLEAAKGGGGGVSASAGKSEREAEPASTPAPKPVEAPSGVASHGVGPGLEAKTVQLSGMRKTIARRLVESKTGVPHFQVSVAVAMDELMSLRATINGQLKEQGVKISVNDFVMKAIAMSCVQHPVVNASFGGDEIVYHGSVNVGVAIALPISADGTGGGLLVATVRGVESKGLRAISNEVKTLAGKARSGGLSPQEMADSTIAISNLGMPQYGVTSFSAIVNPPNAAIIAVGAALEKAVVRDGQLAVGLEMSVTLSGDHRVIDGAVAGEYLATLRSMLENPASLLV; translated from the coding sequence ATGCCGATCCAGATCGAGATGCCCCGCCTGTCCGACACCATGGAAGAGGGCACGCTGGTGAAGTGGCGCGTGGCGGTCGGCGACAAGGTGAACGCTCAGGACGTCATCGCCGATGTCGAGACCGACAAGGCGACGATGGAGGTGCCCGTCTTCGACGAGGGCACGATCGCGAGGCTCGCGGTGGACGAGGGCGCGACGGTGCCGGTGGGCGAGGTGATGTGCGTCATCGCCGAGGCCGGGGAAGACGTGGAGGCCGCGGCGGCCGCGGGCGGCGGCGAGAAGAAGGAGGCGGCCGCGCAGCCGAAGGAGTCGACGGAGCAGCGCGCGGAGGAGACCTCCGCCGACGGCGGCGCCGACTCGATCGCGTCTTCGCAGGACAACGCCGGCCCGGCCGCCTCGTCCTCCGGGAGCGGCGGCGGTCGCGTGAAGATCTCCCCGCTCGCCCGCAAGCTCGCCGACGAGCACGGCGTGGACGTGAACGCGATCGAGGGCTCCGGGCCCGGCGGCCGCATCATCAAGCGGGACGTCCTGGAGGCCGCCAAGGGCGGCGGCGGCGGGGTTTCTGCCTCCGCCGGGAAGAGCGAGCGGGAGGCAGAGCCAGCGTCCACGCCCGCGCCGAAGCCGGTGGAGGCACCGTCGGGGGTCGCCTCGCACGGGGTCGGCCCCGGGCTGGAGGCCAAGACCGTCCAGCTCTCGGGCATGCGGAAGACGATCGCCCGCCGGCTCGTCGAGAGCAAGACCGGCGTGCCGCACTTCCAGGTCTCCGTCGCGGTGGCCATGGACGAGCTGATGTCGCTGCGGGCGACCATCAACGGCCAGCTCAAGGAGCAGGGCGTCAAGATCAGCGTGAACGACTTCGTGATGAAGGCGATCGCGATGAGCTGCGTCCAGCACCCGGTCGTCAACGCCAGCTTCGGCGGCGACGAGATCGTCTACCACGGCAGCGTCAACGTCGGGGTGGCGATCGCCCTGCCGATCTCCGCGGACGGCACCGGTGGCGGGCTGCTGGTGGCCACCGTGCGCGGGGTGGAGTCCAAGGGTCTCCGGGCGATCAGCAACGAGGTGAAGACGCTCGCGGGCAAGGCACGCTCCGGCGGGCTCTCGCCGCAGGAGATGGCCGACTCGACCATCGCGATCAGCAACCTGGGCATGCCGCAGTACGGCGTGACCAGCTTCTCGGCGATCGTGAACCCGCCCAACGCGGCGATCATCGCGGTCGGTGCGGCGCTGGAGAAAGCCGTCGTCCGCGACGGCCAGCTCGCGGTCGGGCTGGAGATGTCGGTGACGCTCTCCGGCGACCACCGCGTGATCGACGGCGCCGTTGCCGGCGAGTACCTCGCCACGCTGCGATCAATGCTCGAGAACCCCGCCTCTCTGCTCGTCTGA
- a CDS encoding DUF421 domain-containing protein yields the protein MHALARQPPPDASSWWLSDLPTLLAAAATTAVVYAAVILFCRIQGVRSFAKMSSFDFAMTIAVGSVIASTALAGTTSLLLGLVVLATLFASQAVVAVTRTRSKAAEDLIDNEPILVFRHGRMLPEGMAAARLTEDDLYAKLREANALQPSEVQAVVVESTGDVSVLHGDQPLDPSLLKGLVNHDAEGPRTAVDPPGKD from the coding sequence ATGCACGCACTCGCCCGGCAACCTCCGCCCGATGCCTCCTCCTGGTGGTTGAGCGACCTCCCGACGCTGCTCGCCGCGGCGGCGACCACCGCCGTCGTCTACGCCGCGGTCATCCTCTTCTGCCGGATCCAGGGCGTCCGCAGCTTCGCGAAGATGTCCAGCTTCGACTTCGCGATGACAATCGCGGTCGGCTCGGTCATCGCCTCCACCGCGCTCGCCGGCACCACCTCGCTGCTGCTCGGCCTGGTCGTGCTCGCCACGCTCTTCGCGTCCCAGGCCGTCGTCGCGGTCACGCGGACCAGAAGCAAAGCCGCCGAAGACCTGATCGACAACGAGCCGATCCTGGTCTTCCGCCACGGGCGCATGCTGCCCGAAGGCATGGCGGCGGCCCGGCTGACCGAGGACGACCTCTACGCGAAGCTCCGCGAGGCGAACGCGCTGCAACCCAGCGAGGTGCAGGCCGTCGTGGTCGAGTCGACCGGCGACGTCTCCGTGCTGCACGGCGACCAGCCGCTGGACCCCTCGCTGCTCAAGGGCCTCGTCAACCACGACGCCGAGGGGCCGCGGACCGCGGTCGATCCGCCCGGAAAAGACTGA
- the purE gene encoding 5-(carboxyamino)imidazole ribonucleotide mutase, producing MSQSCVVGVVMGSRSDWPTMEAAAAVLDRFGVPHEARVISAHRTPERMNRYAADAAGRGLRAIIAGAGGAAHLPGMLAAQTAVPVLGVPVQSRALQGLDSLLSIAQMPGGVPVATFAIGEAGAKNAGLFAVALLATTDAELAEKLAAFRREQAEAVGDDPRG from the coding sequence ATGAGCCAATCTTGCGTCGTCGGCGTGGTCATGGGCAGCCGGAGCGACTGGCCGACGATGGAGGCCGCGGCGGCGGTGCTCGACCGCTTCGGCGTCCCGCACGAGGCGCGGGTGATCTCCGCCCACCGCACGCCCGAGCGGATGAACCGCTACGCCGCCGACGCCGCCGGGCGCGGCCTTCGAGCCATCATCGCCGGCGCCGGCGGGGCGGCCCACCTGCCGGGCATGCTCGCGGCGCAGACGGCCGTGCCCGTCCTGGGCGTCCCGGTCCAGAGCCGCGCGCTCCAGGGCCTGGACTCGCTGCTCTCGATCGCGCAGATGCCCGGCGGAGTCCCCGTCGCCACCTTCGCAATCGGCGAGGCGGGGGCGAAAAACGCGGGGCTGTTCGCCGTTGCCCTGCTCGCGACCACGGACGCGGAGCTGGCGGAGAAGCTCGCGGCCTTCCGTCGGGAGCAGGCGGAGGCCGTGGGCGACGATCCCCGCGGCTGA
- a CDS encoding TlpA family protein disulfide reductase: protein MNAPRRRRLPAALLLAGLLPATAEASMSTGDTPALDVRLLDGTSLPSNVFAGHPVVVTFWAAGHPASVAALESLAALPPEAAGAAAFLGVALDADLALATDAAERVAGGDAWEHAFNGRQAEPVDTRFYDAPYGIPAVWLLDGDGRVTWTGHPDDLEPALAEAVTAAGDTPAWGPGVRAARIAWAGVLEAAGSRPEDLLDGAERLSELGELDAATAGPDAAANAAGVVAALAGQPGVERSRLKLAGDADPSGARALIRLRELAGDAAEADAAARRTRVDTLEAARRAEDRNDDAAAMASYAALVEEGPADAPEVIAAAERLEVFRAKGMTADAARAEADAAEAARRLLLARNYAENFREENAVEELEELLERFPESPSAAEAAELKAELEAMLR, encoded by the coding sequence ATGAACGCTCCCCGCCGCCGCCGTCTCCCCGCCGCGTTGCTTCTGGCGGGCCTTCTGCCCGCGACCGCCGAGGCTTCGATGTCGACCGGCGACACGCCGGCGCTGGACGTCCGCCTGCTCGACGGCACGAGCCTGCCATCGAACGTCTTCGCGGGGCACCCCGTGGTGGTCACCTTCTGGGCCGCCGGCCACCCCGCGAGCGTCGCGGCGCTGGAGTCGCTGGCCGCGCTGCCGCCCGAGGCGGCCGGCGCCGCCGCGTTCCTGGGCGTCGCGCTCGACGCCGACCTCGCCCTCGCGACCGACGCGGCGGAGCGCGTGGCCGGCGGCGACGCCTGGGAGCACGCGTTCAACGGACGGCAGGCCGAGCCGGTCGACACGCGCTTCTACGACGCGCCTTATGGGATCCCGGCCGTCTGGCTGCTCGACGGCGACGGCCGGGTGACCTGGACGGGCCACCCCGACGACCTCGAGCCGGCCCTCGCGGAGGCCGTGACGGCCGCGGGAGACACGCCCGCCTGGGGGCCGGGCGTCCGCGCCGCCCGCATTGCTTGGGCCGGCGTGCTGGAGGCGGCGGGCAGCCGGCCGGAGGACCTGCTCGACGGAGCCGAGCGGCTGAGCGAGCTCGGCGAGCTCGACGCGGCCACGGCCGGGCCCGACGCCGCCGCGAACGCCGCGGGCGTGGTGGCCGCGCTCGCGGGCCAGCCCGGCGTCGAGCGGTCGCGGTTGAAGCTCGCCGGCGACGCCGACCCGAGCGGTGCCCGCGCTCTGATCCGGCTCCGTGAGCTCGCCGGCGACGCCGCCGAGGCCGACGCCGCGGCGCGGCGGACCCGCGTCGACACCTTGGAGGCGGCGCGTCGGGCCGAGGACCGCAACGACGACGCCGCGGCGATGGCGAGCTACGCGGCGCTGGTCGAGGAAGGCCCGGCCGATGCGCCGGAGGTCATCGCCGCGGCCGAGCGGCTGGAGGTCTTCCGGGCGAAGGGGATGACCGCCGACGCCGCCCGCGCCGAGGCCGACGCGGCGGAGGCGGCGCGGAGGCTGCTGCTCGCCCGCAACTACGCCGAGAACTTCCGCGAGGAGAACGCGGTGGAAGAGCTCGAAGAGCTGCTGGAGCGCTTCCCCGAGAGCCCGTCGGCGGCCGAAGCCGCGGAGCTGAAGGCGGAGCTGGAGGCGATGTTGCGGTAG
- a CDS encoding aldo/keto reductase — translation MRTRSLYTGGPAVPDVGLGCWQIGGGWAGDWDAAAAAGVLAAAYDAGVRFFDTADVYGGGASEEAVGRFVAGRDGCVVATKLGRAAGIFPGGYTEAALRSATEASLDRLGVERLDLTQLHCVPTGVLRRGEVFAWLRKQRDDGLIAAFGASVESVEEGMICLQDGGVSTLQVIFNAFRQDPLDELLATAAAAGVGVIVRLPLASGLLTGKLKQDTAFGAGDHRGFNRDGAAFNVGETFGGIPYERGVELSERFVEITRDAAGTPAQRALRWVLDHHAVSVAIPGASRPAQARGNAAASEMPELGGAVHGRLAALWRDEVAPHVRGPR, via the coding sequence ATGCGCACCCGCTCGCTCTACACCGGCGGTCCGGCCGTTCCTGACGTCGGCCTGGGCTGCTGGCAGATCGGCGGCGGCTGGGCGGGCGACTGGGACGCCGCGGCGGCGGCCGGGGTGCTCGCGGCCGCGTACGACGCGGGCGTCCGCTTCTTCGACACGGCCGACGTGTACGGCGGCGGCGCGAGCGAGGAGGCGGTGGGGCGCTTCGTCGCGGGTCGCGACGGCTGCGTCGTCGCGACCAAGCTCGGCCGCGCCGCGGGGATCTTCCCCGGCGGCTACACCGAGGCGGCGCTGCGGTCGGCGACCGAGGCGTCGCTCGATCGGCTCGGCGTGGAGCGGCTGGACCTCACGCAGCTGCACTGCGTGCCAACCGGCGTGCTCCGGCGCGGCGAGGTCTTCGCGTGGCTGCGGAAGCAGAGGGACGACGGCTTGATCGCCGCCTTCGGGGCCAGCGTGGAGTCGGTGGAGGAGGGGATGATCTGCCTGCAGGACGGCGGCGTCTCCACGCTGCAGGTCATCTTCAACGCCTTCCGGCAGGACCCCCTCGACGAGCTGCTGGCGACCGCCGCCGCGGCGGGCGTGGGCGTCATTGTGCGGCTGCCGCTGGCGAGCGGGCTGCTCACCGGCAAGCTGAAGCAGGACACCGCCTTCGGTGCGGGCGATCACCGCGGCTTCAACCGCGACGGGGCGGCCTTCAACGTGGGCGAGACCTTCGGCGGGATCCCGTACGAGCGGGGCGTGGAGCTGTCCGAACGCTTCGTCGAGATCACCCGCGACGCCGCGGGCACCCCCGCGCAGCGGGCGCTGCGCTGGGTGCTGGACCACCACGCGGTGTCGGTGGCGATCCCCGGGGCGAGCCGGCCGGCGCAGGCGCGCGGCAACGCGGCGGCGTCGGAGATGCCGGAGCTCGGCGGAGCGGTGCACGGGCGGCTCGCCGCGCTCTGGCGCGACGAAGTCGCTCCGCACGTGCGGGGCCCGCGTTGA
- a CDS encoding IspD/TarI family cytidylyltransferase, protein MSLRVAVILAAAGSGSRFGGPATPTGPTKVEEDLGGRPVFAWSLALLRARAGVVSVVLAVDPRRRDAFAARWPAELADAAGLAPVRVVAGGADRDATVRLALAAVPEDATHAAVHDAARPGIDDALLDRLFAAAAAGHDAVFPGVPVADTLRRVQAAGGGVARAGETVDRESLVAVQTPQLFAIGVLRRAHAATLPGPPTDDAGRVAALGVPVVCVPGDPRNVKLTTRADLATLEARVADAPSASGPPGGPAREPGPAGRA, encoded by the coding sequence TTGAGCCTCCGCGTCGCGGTGATCCTCGCCGCGGCGGGCTCGGGCTCGCGCTTCGGCGGGCCGGCGACGCCGACGGGGCCGACGAAGGTGGAGGAGGACCTCGGCGGTCGCCCGGTCTTCGCCTGGTCGCTCGCGCTGCTGCGGGCCCGGGCGGGGGTGGTGTCGGTGGTGCTGGCGGTCGATCCGCGGCGGCGGGACGCGTTCGCGGCGCGGTGGCCGGCGGAGCTGGCCGACGCGGCCGGCCTCGCCCCGGTCCGGGTGGTCGCCGGCGGCGCCGACCGCGACGCGACGGTGCGGCTGGCGCTGGCGGCCGTTCCCGAGGACGCCACCCACGCCGCGGTGCACGACGCGGCGCGGCCGGGCATCGACGACGCGTTGCTCGATCGGCTCTTTGCCGCCGCGGCCGCGGGGCACGACGCGGTGTTCCCCGGGGTGCCCGTGGCCGACACGCTGCGCCGCGTTCAGGCCGCGGGGGGCGGGGTGGCCCGCGCGGGCGAGACCGTTGATCGCGAGAGCCTGGTGGCGGTGCAGACGCCGCAGCTCTTCGCGATCGGCGTGCTGCGCCGGGCGCACGCGGCCACGCTGCCGGGTCCGCCCACCGACGATGCCGGCCGCGTCGCCGCCCTCGGCGTCCCGGTGGTCTGCGTGCCCGGTGATCCGCGGAACGTGAAGCTCACGACGCGGGCGGACCTGGCGACGCTGGAGGCCCGGGTGGCCGATGCTCCGTCGGCATCGGGCCCGCCCGGCGGGCCGGCGAGGGAGCCGGGCCCCGCCGGCCGAGCCTGA
- a CDS encoding peptidase MA family metallohydrolase, with protein MPRVPPRSVLVLLLGLAWCCWRVPAAGVEADPGAAPLALPPAPAALERLMEAEADGPRAARRRIAHGRWPGLDPATLPAEEAAALLRAAGVRPDAWPAAVRSDAGNRVPAAAAWREHGRPLAALAHLGEEDPAERPPAERLLRAGCLFEVGRHGDAAGVLAALLDDPPQDPRIHAEALLLADRLGVAGPRATRRASALLDEATERAPLEAGPRRVQAQLLFDRDNRGGGGSALEAALARDPLDAASLRLLGEVALDGFDFDRVNAVVARLRGLTQRLGGGAPGAGRGHPFADALEARALLRADDPAGALAVIAAAGGERIDLLPLRAAAEAILDPASPAAAAALAACESAAPGGAAAYAVLGEVLSEARRYPASVAALREAIRRLPSDPGPHHTLGMTLAQQGDLPAAVAALRESVRLDPFQSDAANSLDLFERMLAWPVIETAHFRIRHAPGPDAVLAADMGRALEPMRADVTGFFDHEPARPTQIDLLPDAPSFAVRITGRPEIWTIAACTGDVIAMTPPRLGPEQAGAFHWLNVLRHEYAHTVTLDRTGNRIAHWLTEAAAVNAESVGRPYDQAKLLAAALRADALFAYEDLNWGFIRPEKPTDRPLAYAQSAWMLEHLMEVDGRPAMLRMLDAAARGAGDAEALRASTGLGPEAFLARFRPWAEAAVARWGLDKAPPEGEAAAAIGAARSAADPAAAAAARGALAALPAAEARHPDVLEAVARLEAAFGNPAAAEAAVERYALARPVDPWPQTALADLALAAGNADLAAAHLSVLERSDGMTARSARLLMELYSRDDRPAAALAAAQAALLRQPYDAGLREDAAALALRAGEPAEALFQVEQLVRLEPDEPLHRRRLEAVRNRVETSGG; from the coding sequence GTGCCTCGCGTCCCGCCCCGGTCGGTCCTGGTCCTCCTGCTCGGGCTCGCCTGGTGCTGCTGGCGGGTGCCGGCCGCGGGCGTGGAGGCGGACCCGGGCGCAGCGCCGCTGGCGTTGCCGCCCGCGCCGGCGGCGCTGGAGCGGCTGATGGAAGCGGAGGCGGACGGGCCCCGAGCGGCCCGCCGCCGGATCGCCCACGGGCGGTGGCCGGGCCTGGACCCGGCCACGCTGCCCGCCGAAGAGGCCGCCGCGCTGCTGCGTGCCGCGGGCGTGCGGCCCGATGCCTGGCCCGCCGCGGTTCGCTCCGACGCCGGCAACCGGGTGCCGGCGGCGGCCGCCTGGCGGGAGCACGGCCGCCCGCTGGCGGCGCTGGCGCACCTCGGGGAGGAGGACCCGGCGGAGCGGCCGCCGGCCGAGCGCCTGCTGCGTGCGGGGTGTCTCTTCGAGGTCGGCCGCCACGGGGACGCCGCGGGGGTGCTGGCGGCGCTGCTCGACGACCCGCCGCAGGATCCGCGGATCCACGCCGAGGCGCTGCTGCTGGCCGACCGGCTCGGCGTGGCCGGTCCGAGAGCGACGCGCCGCGCCTCGGCGCTGCTGGACGAGGCCACGGAGCGCGCCCCGCTGGAGGCCGGCCCGCGGCGGGTCCAAGCGCAGCTGCTGTTCGACCGCGACAACCGCGGCGGCGGCGGCTCGGCGCTCGAGGCGGCGCTCGCCCGCGACCCGCTGGACGCCGCTTCGCTGCGGCTGCTCGGCGAGGTGGCGCTCGATGGGTTCGACTTCGATCGCGTGAACGCGGTGGTCGCGCGGCTCCGGGGGCTCACGCAGCGGCTCGGCGGCGGAGCCCCGGGAGCCGGCCGCGGGCACCCCTTTGCCGACGCGCTCGAGGCGCGGGCGCTCCTGCGGGCCGACGATCCGGCGGGCGCCCTCGCGGTGATCGCCGCGGCGGGCGGCGAGCGGATCGACCTGCTCCCGCTCCGGGCCGCCGCCGAAGCGATCCTCGACCCCGCGTCCCCCGCGGCGGCGGCGGCCCTGGCCGCGTGCGAGTCCGCCGCGCCCGGGGGCGCGGCGGCGTATGCCGTGCTGGGCGAAGTGCTGTCCGAGGCCCGGCGGTACCCCGCCTCGGTGGCGGCGCTGCGGGAGGCCATCCGCCGCCTGCCGAGCGACCCCGGCCCGCACCACACGCTGGGCATGACGCTCGCCCAGCAGGGCGACCTGCCCGCCGCGGTCGCGGCCCTGCGGGAGTCGGTCCGCCTGGATCCCTTCCAGTCCGACGCCGCCAACTCGCTGGACCTCTTCGAGCGGATGCTGGCCTGGCCGGTGATCGAGACGGCCCACTTCCGGATCCGCCACGCCCCGGGCCCCGACGCCGTGCTCGCCGCCGACATGGGCCGCGCGCTGGAGCCGATGCGGGCGGACGTCACCGGCTTCTTCGACCACGAGCCGGCGCGGCCCACGCAGATCGACCTGCTGCCCGACGCCCCGAGCTTCGCCGTGCGGATCACCGGCCGGCCGGAGATCTGGACGATCGCCGCCTGCACCGGCGATGTGATCGCGATGACGCCGCCGAGGCTGGGCCCCGAGCAGGCGGGCGCCTTCCACTGGCTCAACGTGCTGCGGCACGAGTACGCCCACACCGTCACCCTCGACCGCACGGGCAACCGCATCGCCCACTGGCTGACCGAGGCGGCGGCGGTGAACGCCGAGTCGGTCGGGCGGCCGTACGACCAGGCGAAGCTGCTCGCGGCCGCCCTGCGGGCGGACGCGCTCTTCGCCTACGAGGACCTCAACTGGGGCTTCATCCGCCCCGAGAAGCCGACCGACCGGCCGCTCGCGTACGCGCAGTCGGCCTGGATGCTCGAGCACCTGATGGAGGTCGACGGCCGGCCGGCGATGCTGCGGATGCTCGACGCCGCGGCCCGGGGCGCGGGCGACGCGGAGGCGCTGCGGGCGTCCACGGGGCTGGGCCCCGAAGCCTTCCTCGCCCGCTTCCGCCCCTGGGCCGAGGCCGCCGTCGCCCGATGGGGCCTCGACAAGGCCCCCCCCGAAGGCGAGGCCGCCGCGGCCATCGGGGCGGCCCGCTCGGCCGCCGACCCGGCCGCGGCCGCCGCCGCCCGCGGGGCGCTCGCGGCGCTCCCCGCCGCCGAGGCCCGCCACCCCGACGTGCTCGAGGCGGTCGCTCGCCTCGAGGCCGCCTTCGGGAACCCCGCCGCCGCGGAGGCGGCGGTGGAGCGTTACGCCCTGGCCCGCCCGGTCGACCCGTGGCCGCAGACCGCCCTCGCCGACCTCGCGCTCGCCGCCGGCAACGCCGACCTCGCCGCCGCGCACCTCTCGGTGCTGGAGCGCTCCGACGGCATGACCGCCCGCAGCGCCCGCCTGCTGATGGAGCTGTACTCCCGCGACGATCGCCCGGCCGCCGCGCTCGCGGCGGCGCAGGCGGCGCTGCTGCGGCAGCCCTACGACGCGGGGCTGCGGGAGGACGCCGCGGCCCTCGCGCTGCGCGCGGGCGAGCCGGCGGAGGCCCTCTTCCAGGTCGAGCAGCTCGTGCGCCTGGAGCCGGACGAGCCGCTGCACAGACGCCGTCTCGAGGCGGTCCGGAACCGGGTGGAGACCTCGGGCGGCTGA